One stretch of Hyalangium gracile DNA includes these proteins:
- a CDS encoding MlaE family ABC transporter permease, producing MATENADKATQEPSLLLQSLEKFVKSAVGVVSNIGGVTYLGFQVARWSLKRPYRLTNLFAQLDFVGVGSIFIVGLTGLFTGMVFATQTGSAFALFDAESMVGPTVALTLTRELAPVFSALMVTMRAGSAMCTELGTMRVTEQVDALETMAVNPIQYLLVPRVLSGLIMVPVLTMLFNTTGMSGSYFVAVVANDISAGTFLSRTQQWLDPIDLYEGLIKAALFGLSVTLVCCYKGFNASGGAKGVGQATTEAMVTSAMTIFIIDFFVGVMMH from the coding sequence ATGGCGACCGAGAACGCAGACAAGGCGACCCAGGAGCCGTCCCTCCTCCTTCAATCGCTCGAGAAGTTCGTCAAGTCGGCGGTGGGCGTCGTCTCCAACATCGGTGGGGTGACGTACCTGGGATTCCAGGTCGCTCGTTGGAGCCTCAAGCGGCCATACAGGCTGACCAACCTGTTCGCGCAGCTGGACTTCGTGGGCGTGGGCTCCATCTTCATCGTCGGGCTGACGGGGCTGTTCACCGGCATGGTGTTCGCCACGCAGACCGGGAGCGCCTTCGCGCTCTTCGACGCCGAGAGCATGGTGGGCCCCACGGTGGCGCTGACGCTCACGCGCGAGCTGGCCCCGGTGTTCTCCGCGCTCATGGTCACCATGCGAGCAGGCTCCGCCATGTGCACGGAGCTGGGCACCATGCGTGTCACCGAGCAGGTGGACGCGCTGGAGACGATGGCCGTCAACCCCATCCAGTACCTGCTGGTGCCCCGGGTGCTCTCCGGCCTCATCATGGTGCCGGTGCTCACCATGCTCTTCAACACCACGGGCATGTCGGGCTCGTACTTCGTGGCCGTGGTGGCCAACGACATCTCCGCCGGCACCTTCCTCAGTCGCACCCAGCAGTGGCTGGATCCCATCGATCTCTACGAGGGCCTCATCAAGGCGGCCCTCTTCGGGCTCTCGGTGACGCTGGTGTGCTGCTACAAGGGCTTCAACGCGTCGGGCGGCGCCAAGGGCGTGGGCCAGGCCACCACCGAGGCCATGGTCACCAGCGCGATGACCATCTTCATCATCGACTTCTTCGTTGGCGTGATGATGCACTGA